A window of Microcoleus sp. bin38.metabat.b11b12b14.051 genomic DNA:
AGCCTTTGCTCAATCCCCAATCCCCAATCCCCAATCCCCAATCCCTTAGTGGGGGCGAGAAACCGGGTTTCTTAGAAAAATTTGCGTTGATTAGCGAGAAATATTCTAAGAAACCCGGTTTCTGAGGTGGGAGCGCGCAACAACGTACCTAAAAGTCAAAAGTCGGCAGCATAGCACATAATATGGACAGGACTTGTGCAGCAACCTAAATCCGTCGTTACAGCAATTTAACCTCGCTCAAAACCGGGTTTTGGCGTTAGCTGCACGTAAGTCTACTATGGATATCTAGCCCCATCTTTACTCTGGTTGTGCCTCACCCCTCTTCAAAAGCCGTCCACTGCATCAATCCAGATTGCCCAAGGCCTTACCCTCAGACTTGGGGCAACAATTTTTGTCAGAGTTGCGGGACTCCGCTGCGGCTAAAAAATCGCTACATACCTCTAGAAGGTCTCGGTTCCGGGGGTTTTGCAGCCATCTACACAGTTTGGGACACAGAAACTCAAACCGATCGCGTCCTAAAAGTATTGCTCGCAACTGCCCCGAAAGCGCAGAAACTGTTCGAGCAGGAAGCTTGGGTTTTAGCAATTTTGCGACACCCCGGCGTCCCGAGAGTCGAGGCAGACGGTTATTTTCACGTGCAAACTCAAAATTTTGCAGGCGGGGATGGAAATGCCGCAGCGAGGCGCTTGCCTTGTTTGGTAATGGAAAAGATTCACGGCAAAACTTTAGAAGAAATTATCGAAGAGCACGATCAGGGATGTCCGCAGGAATGGGTGTTTAGCTGGCTGAGTCAAGCTGTGGAAATTTTAGAGGAGTTGCATCGGTGTCAGATTATTCACCGCGACATTAAACCGAGCAATTTGATGCTGCGAGATCCAGAATCACCACAAGTATTGCTGACCAAGGGTTTAGGCGGTTTGCAGTTGGTGGCGATCGACTTTGGGGGAGTTAAACAGATGGGCGGCGGCGAACCGGGGGAGAAAGATTCTCCGAGCTCGACGCGGTTGATTTCGCCCGGGTACAGCCCGCCGGAACAAATTGTGGGCGGCGGTGTGGTGGCGGCGACGGATTTTTATGCTTTGGGGCGGACTTGCATTCATTTACTGACGGGGAAGTATCCGGCCGAAATTGAAGATCCGATGACGGGGGAGTTGCGGTGGCGGCATATTGTGTCTGTGACTCCGGCTTTTGCGAATTTGTTGGATGATATGGTGCGATCGAATATACAGCAGCGTCCGGCTTCGGCTGCGGATGTCAGGGCGCGTTTGCGGGATATTTATGCTAAGAGTAATGGCAAAATTGCGTTAGCGAAGCCCGCCCCTACGGGAGGCTCATCAACGAAGACGATCGCGCCTGTGAGTCAAGCTATTGTGGAATTTTGCCGACAAGTGGTGGTGGTGACGGCGCAAAAAACGGCAAGTTTGACGGTTTTGGTTTTCGGGGCGATCGCCCAAATCGTGGTAGCTTCTCTCGATACTGGCTGGGAAATGGTGCTCGGTGGCATTGGTGGATGCGCGGGGGCGATCGGCGGTTTGGTTTTGAGTTATGCTTCGCCTATCGGCCCTGAAGTTGCCAGTTTTCTGAATGAAGGTTTGCACCAATTAATCCATGACATGACTTTTAATGTCGGGCCGGAAGTGCTGCTGTTTGCTTTTGCGGGTTGGGGAACTGCGATCGGTTTGACTGATGCGGGGAGTTTTCGCCAACAAAAACAGTATTGGCTGTCGGGATTGATGGGTGCTCAGGGCTATTTATTGGCGGGTTTGTGTTGGATGGAAGCGACAGCTTCTAGTGGTGTGCAGGGGATTATTTTGGGGGCATTTGCGATCGCCTCTTTGACTGTGGGAATGGGTTTACGCAGCCATCAATTAGTGCACGCTTTGGTAGTGGCTGGTTGTTCTACAGGAATATTTCTGTTTTTGAATGTCTTGAACATTTTTCCGGGGAGTTTTTTGGGAATTTTGTCGCTGTCGTCTGGTGCTAACTTCGGCTGGTTGCAGGTTTGGGGCTCTATTGCATTTTTTGGTTTGTTGGGAAGTGCGATCGGGCTTTGTCTGGGAGTCAGTCATTATTTAGTTGTGCCCGTGTTGCGGTGGTTGGGATGGCGGTAGGAAATTAATCTCAAATTTTAATGTAAAATAGGTTAGGAATAAAGCTAACCGCAGATTTAAGGCAGATTAACACAGATGAACGCAGATAATTTGTTTTAGTTGTCTCAATTTTGAATCACAGTAAATCATAACTTCAGAGTGCCATGTCAAAAGTATTATTAGAATCTTTTCGGACAGCCTACGCAAATATGGAATTGTCGCCACTAATAACTCCGAAAGAAGTGGCAAACTTCCGCGTAGAATACGGTACGGAAGTCATCGAACAATTAGAGCAATTAGTCGAAGACGATCCATCGGGTAGCGGTAAAATTATATTTAGCGGACATCGCGGTTGCGGTAAGTCTACACTGTTGGCTGAGTTTTGTCGGCAGATGGACGATCGCTATTTTACAGTATTTTTCTCGATTTCCGACTTGATTGAAATGTCGGATGTCAATCATATTAACATTTTGTTTGCGATCGCAGTCCAGTTGATGACTGCGGCGGAAAAACAACAAATTCCGATTAAAAAATCAATTCAAGAATCATTTTATAACTGGTTTGCTACGAAAACTAAAACAAAAATTGACGAATTGGGCGCCAGCGGTTCGGTGGGTTTTAACTTGTTTAAGATGATTACAGGTAAGTTAAAAGCTGACGCGACAATTCGTGAAGAAATCAAACAAGAGTTTCTCCGCAAAGTTTCCGATTTGGTGGCGACAATCAACGAGATTGCTGCTGTAGTTGAAGACGGCGCGAAGAAACCGATACTCGTCGTGATTGATGACCTGGATAAATTGGATTTGGGTGTTGTTCGCCAAGTTTACCAGGAACATATTAAAGCGCTGTTTTTGCCGAACTTTAGGATGATTTTAACAACTCCGATTTCGGCACTGCGAGATGTTTCCTTGTCCGCCACTGTGGAAACGGAAACCAACGATCAAGTCGTGTTTATGCCAGTAACGAAGCTGTTTAAACGCGGGGAAAGCCGGAATCCTGATGCTGTACCAATGACGGAACCGGCGGCGAGATTGAAAGAGGTTTTAGCTAAACGGTTGGGTAGCGAATTGATTGAACAGGAAATACTCGATCGCATTGTCGCATACAGTGGTGGAGTTTTGCGAGAGTTGATTAGAATTGCGAATGAATGTTGCCGGATTTGTTTGCGCTTGGTGCGACGGCGGCCGGAAGATGTAATTAAAATTAATGCCGAGGTTGTTGAGGAGGCGGTTAATAAATTGCGTCTGGATTTTGACACTCGTTTAGGAACGACTGATTATGAGATGTTGATGACAACTTACAGAGAGTTTAAACCGGAAAATCCGAAGGCTAAAGAGTTTTTGGATTTGCTACATGGCTTGTATGTTTTGGAATATCGGAATGCTGTTTTGTGGTACGACATTCACCCGATCGTGCTAGAATTGTTGAAGCAGCGTGATGATTTTCCGGGTTAAGGTATTGTGGTATTGGTGTAAATTTAATGTCAAATGTTGTGTGGGTATTCTGTCTAGCGATTAAGGCCAGATCCCCCCTAACCCCCCTTAATAAGGGGGGGACAAGAAAGAATCCGATCAAAGTCCCCCTTCTTAAGGGGGATTTAGGGGGATCTAGCCTCGGATAAAAGCGAGATTTATCAACGGTTCCAGGCTTAAGTTGACACGACTTTAACTGGTTAAATGGTTCCCAGGCTAAGCGCCTGGTAACGAGTAGAAACGAGTTGAAAAATCGCTGGTATCGCAGGTTGAAGACTGGGTTAAAAAAAGGTTATTTTCTTCAGTCTGCGGAGGCAGACATTGTTTGTATAGACGCGGTTTCAACCGCCGTTTCATGTAAAATATTATGTCAAATTTAAACAGTCAAAATCAAGATAATTATGAAGATTTACTCGTATCAATTGAAGCGGGTAAAGATATTCTTAACTTGTTAATTGCTGTGTGCGATGATAGCGATTGTCGGGAACAACTAATCTCGAAGTGTGAAGCAGAACTAGAACCGGATATTCGCCGCTATCGGGTAGAATTGGCGAGGGGTGAACCGAGTTTGCGATCGGCTTTAGCGACTTTAGTAGAACGAGAACCCTATTTGCAGCAGCGGGGAAAAGCCGTAATCACCGTGATGGGTGTGGAAAAACTGCGGTTTTTTAAGGGCTTTGACAATGTGCGATCGGAACAAGAGGTGTTTTTTGGCTATTTGCAATGGACGCGGGAAGCTTTGCGGGAGTTTCCGTTTTCGATTGTGTTGTGGGTGACGCGACAAATTGAAGTGCTCATTAGCAATGACTCTCCTGATTTTTGGGGTTGGCGGAAAGGTGTGTTTCGGTTTGAAACTAAAAAA
This region includes:
- a CDS encoding serine/threonine-protein kinase, encoding MPHPSSKAVHCINPDCPRPYPQTWGNNFCQSCGTPLRLKNRYIPLEGLGSGGFAAIYTVWDTETQTDRVLKVLLATAPKAQKLFEQEAWVLAILRHPGVPRVEADGYFHVQTQNFAGGDGNAAARRLPCLVMEKIHGKTLEEIIEEHDQGCPQEWVFSWLSQAVEILEELHRCQIIHRDIKPSNLMLRDPESPQVLLTKGLGGLQLVAIDFGGVKQMGGGEPGEKDSPSSTRLISPGYSPPEQIVGGGVVAATDFYALGRTCIHLLTGKYPAEIEDPMTGELRWRHIVSVTPAFANLLDDMVRSNIQQRPASAADVRARLRDIYAKSNGKIALAKPAPTGGSSTKTIAPVSQAIVEFCRQVVVVTAQKTASLTVLVFGAIAQIVVASLDTGWEMVLGGIGGCAGAIGGLVLSYASPIGPEVASFLNEGLHQLIHDMTFNVGPEVLLFAFAGWGTAIGLTDAGSFRQQKQYWLSGLMGAQGYLLAGLCWMEATASSGVQGIILGAFAIASLTVGMGLRSHQLVHALVVAGCSTGIFLFLNVLNIFPGSFLGILSLSSGANFGWLQVWGSIAFFGLLGSAIGLCLGVSHYLVVPVLRWLGWR
- a CDS encoding ATP-binding protein — its product is MSKVLLESFRTAYANMELSPLITPKEVANFRVEYGTEVIEQLEQLVEDDPSGSGKIIFSGHRGCGKSTLLAEFCRQMDDRYFTVFFSISDLIEMSDVNHINILFAIAVQLMTAAEKQQIPIKKSIQESFYNWFATKTKTKIDELGASGSVGFNLFKMITGKLKADATIREEIKQEFLRKVSDLVATINEIAAVVEDGAKKPILVVIDDLDKLDLGVVRQVYQEHIKALFLPNFRMILTTPISALRDVSLSATVETETNDQVVFMPVTKLFKRGESRNPDAVPMTEPAARLKEVLAKRLGSELIEQEILDRIVAYSGGVLRELIRIANECCRICLRLVRRRPEDVIKINAEVVEEAVNKLRLDFDTRLGTTDYEMLMTTYREFKPENPKAKEFLDLLHGLYVLEYRNAVLWYDIHPIVLELLKQRDDFPG